One genomic segment of Ricinus communis isolate WT05 ecotype wild-type chromosome 5, ASM1957865v1, whole genome shotgun sequence includes these proteins:
- the LOC8284632 gene encoding isoflavone reductase homolog, whose translation MEKSRVLVVGGTGYIGRRIVKASLAHGHITYVLQRHEIGLDIEKLQLLLSFKKQGAHLVQGSFSDHKSLVEAVKLVDVVICTMSGVHFRSHNLLMQLKLVEAIKEAGNIKRFLPSEFGMDPALMGDALEPGRETFDQKMIVRKAIEEANIPFTYVSANCFAGYFVGNLSQLERLTPPTDKVCIFGDGNVKVVFMDEDDVATYTIKAIDDPRTLNKTLYLKPPENILTQRQIVEMWEKLSGKTLEKTSVSAPEFLACMKDADHAARAGIGHFYHIFYEGCLTNFEIGKDGAEASNLYPEVEYTRMDEYLKAYI comes from the exons ATGGAAAAGAGCAGGGTTCTTGTTGTTGGGGGAACTGGGTATATTGGTAGGAGAATTGTGAAAGCGAGCTTGGCGCATGGCCACATCACCTATGTCCTTCAACGCCATGAAATAGGGCTTGACATTGAGAAGCTGCAACTCCTATTGTCGTTTAAGAAGCAAGGAGCTCACCTCGTACAAGGATCCTTTTCTGATCATAAAAGCCTTGTTGAAGCTGTGAAATTGGTTGATGTCGTCATCTGTACCATGTCTGGTGTTCATTTCCGAAGCCACAACCTTCTCATGCAGCTTAAACTTGTTGAGGCCATCAAAGAAGCAGGAAATATTAAG CGTTTCTTGCCATCAGAATTTGGTATGGATCCAGCCCTGATGGGAGACGCGTTAGAACCAGGAAGAGAGACATTTGATCAGAAAATGATAGTGAGGAAAGCAATAGAAGAAGCTAACATACCCTTCACTTACGTCTCTGCTAACTGCTTCGCCGGTTACTTCGTCGGCAATCTGTCACAGCTTGAAAGGCTTACTCCTCCGACAGACAAAGTATGTATTTTCGGGGACGGAAACGTCAAGG tggtatttatggatgaagATGACGTTGCAACATACACCATCAAAGCAATAGATGATCCTCGAACTCTGAACAAGACGTTATATCTAAAGCCACCGGAAAACATCCTCACGCAAAGACAAATAGTTGAGATGTGGGAGAAGCTGTCTGGGAAGACCCTGGAAAAAACAAGCGTCTCTGCCCCAGAATTCCTGGCCTGCATGAAAG ATGCGGATCATGCAGCCCGAGCAGGAATAGGGCATTTCTATCATATATTCTATGAAGGTTGCTTGACAAACTTTGAGATAGGAAAAGATGGAGCAGAAGCTTCAAATCTTTATCCAGAAGTCGAGTATACACGCATGGATGAGTATTTGAAAGCATATATTTAA
- the LOC8284634 gene encoding uncharacterized protein LOC8284634 isoform X2 — protein MALSNSSTLASSVPFSSVSSLANTKAVRFDIERLWIKNDNHHIGRMSSALRVSRNGSSSSVESDVPLPRDYEELLVQAKKATDLALKDGKQLMEIEFPTAGLESVPGDGEGGIEMTESMQLIRQFCDRFVSPEKAARTRVFFPEANEVKFARESAFGGSSLKLDYLTKPSFFEDFGFVEKIKMTDRVKPEDELFLVAYPYFNVNEMLVVEELYNEAVVNTTRKMIIFNGELDRIRSGSGLSFEDALPSDGNCVLHSQF, from the exons ATGGCGTTATCCAACAGCAGCACGCTTGCGTCCTCTGTTCCATTCTCATCGGTCTCTTCGCTCGCAAATACAAAG GCTGTCCGGTTTGATATTGAGAGGTTATGGATAAAGAATGATAATCATCATATTGGGAGAATGAGTAGTGCATTGAGAGTTTCAAGAAATGGGAGTTCCTCATCAGTTGAGTCTGACGTCCCACTCCCCCGTGATTATGAAGAACTTCTTGTACAG GCCAAGAAAGCAACTGATTTGGCTCTGAAGGACGGTAAACAACTGATG GAGATTGAATTCCCAACAGCTGGACTTGAATCTGTACCAG GTGATGGTGAAGGGGGTATAGAAATGACTGAAAGCATGCAGTTAATACGTCAATTTTGCGATCGCTTTGTAAGTCCTGAGAAAGCTGCACGAACCCGAGTT TTTTTCCCAGAGGCAAACGAAGTTAAATTTGCAAGGGAATCAGCCTTTGGAGGATCTTCTCTTAAGTTGGATTATTTGACAAAGCCATCATTTTTCGAGGACTTTGGTTTTgttgagaaaatcaaaatgaCAGATCGTGTGAAGCCAGAAGATGAACTATTCCTGGTCGCCTATCCTTACTTTAATGTCAATG AAATGCTTGTGGTGGAAGAACTTTACAACGAAGCTGTTGTGAACACAACaagaaaaatgattatattcaATGGTGAACTTGATCGTATACGATCTGGCT CTGGCCTCTCTTTTGAAGACGCTCTTCCCAGTGATGGAAACTGTGTATTACATTCACAATTTTAA
- the LOC8284634 gene encoding protein LPA3 isoform X1, with amino-acid sequence MALSNSSTLASSVPFSSVSSLANTKAVRFDIERLWIKNDNHHIGRMSSALRVSRNGSSSSVESDVPLPRDYEELLVQAKKATDLALKDGKQLMEIEFPTAGLESVPGDGEGGIEMTESMQLIRQFCDRFVSPEKAARTRVFFPEANEVKFARESAFGGSSLKLDYLTKPSFFEDFGFVEKIKMTDRVKPEDELFLVAYPYFNVNEMLVVEELYNEAVVNTTRKMIIFNGELDRIRSGYYPSFFYPKLASLLKTLFPVMETVYYIHNFKGRKGGTLFRCYPGPWKVLRKVKKESICLHQQESMPSLKEVALDILPSA; translated from the exons ATGGCGTTATCCAACAGCAGCACGCTTGCGTCCTCTGTTCCATTCTCATCGGTCTCTTCGCTCGCAAATACAAAG GCTGTCCGGTTTGATATTGAGAGGTTATGGATAAAGAATGATAATCATCATATTGGGAGAATGAGTAGTGCATTGAGAGTTTCAAGAAATGGGAGTTCCTCATCAGTTGAGTCTGACGTCCCACTCCCCCGTGATTATGAAGAACTTCTTGTACAG GCCAAGAAAGCAACTGATTTGGCTCTGAAGGACGGTAAACAACTGATG GAGATTGAATTCCCAACAGCTGGACTTGAATCTGTACCAG GTGATGGTGAAGGGGGTATAGAAATGACTGAAAGCATGCAGTTAATACGTCAATTTTGCGATCGCTTTGTAAGTCCTGAGAAAGCTGCACGAACCCGAGTT TTTTTCCCAGAGGCAAACGAAGTTAAATTTGCAAGGGAATCAGCCTTTGGAGGATCTTCTCTTAAGTTGGATTATTTGACAAAGCCATCATTTTTCGAGGACTTTGGTTTTgttgagaaaatcaaaatgaCAGATCGTGTGAAGCCAGAAGATGAACTATTCCTGGTCGCCTATCCTTACTTTAATGTCAATG AAATGCTTGTGGTGGAAGAACTTTACAACGAAGCTGTTGTGAACACAACaagaaaaatgattatattcaATGGTGAACTTGATCGTATACGATCTGGCT ATTATCCATCCTTTTTCTATCCTAAGCTGGCCTCTCTTTTGAAGACGCTCTTCCCAGTGATGGAAACTGTGTATTACATTCACAATTTTAAAGGACGCAAGGGAGGAACTCTTTTCAG GTGCTATCCGGGCCCATGGAAAGTTTtaagaaaagtaaagaaagaaagcattTGTTTGCATCAGCAGGAATCCATGCCATCACTGAAGGAAGTTGCCCTTGATATTCTGCCATCAGCTTGA
- the LOC8284633 gene encoding bifunctional pinoresinol-lariciresinol reductase — protein MEKKSKVLIVGGTGYLGKRLVKASLSLGHETYVFHRAEIGVDIDKVQMLLSFKKKGCHLVQGSFDDHKSLVDAVKLVDVVICAISGVHIRSHQILLQLKLVQAIKEAGNVKRFLPSEFGTDPARMENAMEPGRVTFDDKMVIRRAIEEAEIPHTYVSANCFAGYFLGGLCQPGHIIPSEDHVTLLGDANQKAIYVEEDDIAIYTLKTIDDPRTLNKTLYIRPSENILSQREVVETWERLIGKELHKSTIPKDVFLESIKGQDYAEQVGLTHYYHVCYEGCLANFEIGEEGEEATGLYPEVKYTTVEEYLTRYL, from the exons ATGGAGAAGAAGAGCAAGGTGCTGATAGTAGGGGGAACTGGGTACCTCGGAAAGAGGTTGGTGAAGGCAAGTTTAAGCCTGGGTCATGAAACATACGTATTTCATAGAGCAGAGATTGGTGTTGATATTGACAAAGTCCAAATGCTACTGTCGTTCAAGAAGAAAGGATGCCACCTTGTGCAGGGTTCTTTTGATGACCATAAGAGCCTTGTGGATGCTGTGAAGTTAGTTGATGTTGTCATTTGTGCTATTTCTGGTGTTCATATTAGGAGCCACCAGATCCTCCTTCAGCTCAAGCTTGTTCAAGCTATTAAAGAAGCTGGAAATGTTAAG AGGTTTTTGCCGTCAGAATTTGGAACCGACCCAGCAAGAATGGAGAATGCAATGGAACCTGGAAGAGTAACGTTCGATGATAAAATGGTGATAAGAAGAGCAATAGAAGAAGCTGAGATTCCACACACCTACGTTTCTGCAAACTGCTTCGCCGGATACTTCCTTGGCGGCCTGTGTCAGCCGGGCCATATCATTCCTTCAGAGGATCACGTCACTTTACTTGGAGATGCCAATCAGAAGGCCATTTATGTTGAAGAAGACGATATAGCCATTTACACTTTGAAGACCATTGACGATCCTCGTACTCTGAACAAGACATTGTACATTAGGCCTTCCGAAAACATACTGTCTCAAAGAGAAGTCGTGGAGACGTGGGAGAGACTCATTGGGAAAGAGTTGCACAAGTCCACAATCCCCAAGGATGTGTTTCTTGAATCCATCAAAG GGCAAGACTACGCCGAGCAAGTTGGGTTGACACATTATTATCATGTCTGTTACGAGGGATGTCTTGCAAATTTTGAGATAGgtgaagaaggagaagaagctACTGGGCTTTATCCAGAAGTCAAGTACACCACCGTGGAAGAATATTTGACCCGATATTTATAA